One genomic segment of Hordeum vulgare subsp. vulgare chromosome 2H, MorexV3_pseudomolecules_assembly, whole genome shotgun sequence includes these proteins:
- the LOC123425935 gene encoding extensin-like, with translation MKRKRNNKTPFPPGHGPCAPSSEPSLASPPSAQPVPPTLSPHFPLHPCHSILPLLLIWIGEPPRPRHLTGAGRCRPDDAPSPVLPSPHPRDGALSCTLPSFNPSPTLLRRCSLAVLTLPHRSPSPTPYHTGATSPPPYDGAQEMAYPADNDCSPDGVCYYGEAADDQE, from the exons atgaaaagaaaaagaaataataaaacccCCTTCCCCCCGGGCCACGGCCCATGTGCCCCATCCAGCGAGCCGAGCCTGGCCTCCCCGCCGTCGGCCCAACCAGtg CCCCCCACTCTGTCACCCCATTTCCCCCTCCACCCATGTCACTccatcctccccctcctcttgatCTGGATCGGGGAGCCGCCCCGACCCCGACACCTCACCGGCGCCGGCCGGTGCCGCCCCGACGACGCTCCCTCACCGGTCCtccccagcccccacccccgcgaCGGCGCTCTCTCCTGCACCCTCCCCTCCTTCAACCCAAGCCCCACGCTGCTCCGGCGTTGCTCCCTCGCCGTCCTGACCCTGCCCCACCGCTCGCCGTCCCCGACGCCCTACCACACCGGTGCTACCTCGCCGCCCCCCT atgatggagcccaggagatggcataTCCCGCCGACAACGACTGCTCCCCCGACGGTGTCTGCTACTACggggaggccgctgatgaccaggagtag